The Lewinellaceae bacterium genome has a segment encoding these proteins:
- the cas2 gene encoding CRISPR-associated endonuclease Cas2, whose protein sequence is MYVILVYDIGEKRVVKMLKLCRQYLNWIQNSVFEGEISEIKLKALIFEARQIMDETHDSLIIFSSRNSRWLDKQVIGMERNNADIFL, encoded by the coding sequence ATGTATGTAATCCTCGTTTACGATATAGGAGAAAAGCGGGTAGTCAAAATGCTAAAACTCTGCCGGCAATACCTCAACTGGATACAGAATTCAGTCTTTGAGGGGGAAATATCTGAGATCAAACTCAAGGCACTAATTTTCGAAGCCAGGCAAATCATGGACGAAACCCACGACAGCCTTATTATTTTCAGCAGCAGAAACAGCCGCTGGTTAGACAAACAGGTCATTGGCATGGAGCGAAATAATGCAGACATTTTCCTTTAG
- the cas1b gene encoding type I-B CRISPR-associated endonuclease Cas1 yields MKKTYYLFNPGRMSRKDNTLKFVGVDEWGKEAQAKYLPVENIESLFIFGSVDTNSALYNFLGRRQISVHFFDYYEHYTGSFQPKEYLLAGKMQVEQTRAYLKANNRLYIAQQILAGATFNMLKNLKYYLNRGKEVQSHIQTIEGYRREMIQIGSVNELMGLEGNCRQVYYDAFNEIITLFEMNGRSKQPPENEINALISFGNMMCYTLCLDQIYHTQLNPTISFLHEPGARRFSLALDLAEVFKPLLVDRTIFRLLNKRELNASHFEQKFNACFLKENGKKIFIQAFEERLKETIKHRSLNRKVSYKRLVRLECYKLAKYILRMEDQYQAFKIYW; encoded by the coding sequence ATGAAAAAAACATACTACCTGTTTAATCCCGGCCGGATGAGCCGCAAAGACAATACCCTTAAGTTCGTAGGGGTAGATGAATGGGGAAAAGAAGCCCAGGCAAAATATCTGCCTGTTGAAAATATCGAATCCCTTTTCATTTTTGGAAGCGTTGACACCAACAGTGCCCTGTACAATTTCCTGGGCAGAAGGCAAATTTCCGTTCATTTTTTTGATTATTACGAGCACTACACCGGCTCTTTTCAACCCAAAGAATACCTGCTTGCCGGAAAAATGCAGGTAGAACAAACCAGGGCTTACCTGAAGGCTAACAATCGCCTTTATATCGCTCAACAGATCCTTGCGGGAGCCACTTTTAATATGCTAAAAAACCTGAAATACTACCTCAACCGGGGCAAGGAAGTTCAAAGTCATATTCAAACCATTGAAGGGTACCGCAGGGAAATGATCCAGATAGGATCGGTCAATGAATTGATGGGCCTGGAAGGCAATTGCCGCCAGGTTTATTATGATGCCTTTAATGAGATCATCACGCTGTTTGAGATGAACGGACGGAGTAAACAGCCCCCGGAAAATGAAATCAATGCCCTGATTTCGTTTGGCAATATGATGTGTTACACCTTGTGCCTGGACCAAATTTATCATACCCAGTTAAATCCTACCATCAGTTTCTTACATGAACCCGGTGCCCGGCGGTTTTCTCTGGCCCTCGATCTTGCTGAGGTTTTCAAACCGCTTTTGGTAGACAGGACCATTTTTAGGTTACTCAACAAAAGGGAATTGAATGCCTCTCATTTTGAACAAAAATTCAACGCCTGCTTTTTAAAAGAAAATGGTAAAAAAATTTTCATTCAGGCATTTGAGGAACGACTCAAAGAAACGATCAAACATCGCAGTCTGAACCGGAAGGTCAGTTATAAAAGGCTCGTCAGGCTGGAATGTTACAAACTGGCTAAATACATTTTGAGGATGGAGGATCAATATCAAGCTTTTAAAATTTACTGGTAA
- the cas4 gene encoding CRISPR-associated protein Cas4, producing the protein MHTTGTQISYLHLCPRKLWLFANGLNMEHHSDLVAEGRMIHEHSYPQRAAKWQEIAIEGIKIDHYDAQRRVVREVKKSPKKEEVHIAQLKYYLFVLERNGIEVERGLLEYPKMRSTEEVMLTDADRKIIPQWESEVSRIVHQPDCPPLVKKGICSKCAYYEFCFVEET; encoded by the coding sequence ATGCACACCACCGGTACACAAATATCCTACCTCCACCTTTGTCCCCGCAAATTGTGGCTTTTTGCCAATGGTCTGAATATGGAACATCATTCTGACCTGGTGGCGGAAGGCAGAATGATCCATGAACACAGCTATCCGCAGCGGGCGGCGAAGTGGCAGGAGATTGCCATAGAAGGCATCAAAATCGACCATTATGATGCACAACGACGGGTGGTGCGGGAAGTTAAAAAATCACCCAAAAAGGAGGAGGTTCATATTGCTCAGCTCAAATATTACCTTTTTGTATTGGAACGCAATGGGATTGAAGTGGAACGTGGGCTGTTGGAGTATCCTAAAATGAGGTCGACGGAAGAAGTTATGCTAACCGATGCCGATCGGAAAATTATTCCACAATGGGAATCTGAAGTAAGCCGAATTGTCCATCAACCCGACTGCCCGCCTCTGGTAAAAAAAGGTATCTGTTCAAAATGTGCCTATTATGAATTTTGTTTTGTGGAAGAAACCTAA
- a CDS encoding Uma2 family endonuclease — MITDINQLDLSKRYTYSDYLTWQFSEMVELIRGKVFKRSPAPSRLHQEISSRLLKFIFPLLGENKCRIFHAPFDVRLPLPPTKQNQHQIDTVVQPDICVICDDSKLDDQGCNGAPDWIIEILSPATSKKDLTEKYDIYEHSGVKEYWVVHPYEETITPFRLDAEGKYQLLRKTPFTKGETIPLGVFPGLVVDLGVIFGG, encoded by the coding sequence ATGATTACGGATATTAATCAACTTGACCTTTCGAAACGATATACCTATTCAGATTACCTGACCTGGCAGTTTAGCGAAATGGTTGAATTGATCCGTGGCAAGGTATTTAAGAGGTCTCCAGCCCCCAGCCGATTGCATCAGGAAATATCAAGTCGATTGCTTAAATTTATTTTCCCCCTTTTGGGTGAAAACAAATGCCGCATTTTTCATGCTCCTTTTGATGTTCGGTTACCCTTGCCTCCGACCAAACAAAATCAGCATCAGATAGATACGGTGGTACAACCGGATATATGTGTTATTTGCGATGATTCAAAACTGGATGACCAGGGCTGTAATGGCGCTCCGGATTGGATCATCGAAATTTTGTCCCCCGCTACTTCAAAAAAAGACCTCACCGAGAAATATGACATCTATGAGCATTCCGGCGTCAAAGAATACTGGGTGGTGCATCCTTACGAAGAAACTATCACCCCTTTTCGCCTCGATGCCGAAGGCAAATATCAGCTCCTCCGAAAAACGCCCTTCACCAAAGGAGAAACCATACCGTTGGGCGTCTTTCCGGGTTTGGTGGTGGATTTGGGGGTGATTTTTGGCGGGTGA